The Nycticebus coucang isolate mNycCou1 chromosome 8, mNycCou1.pri, whole genome shotgun sequence genome has a window encoding:
- the ZNF501 gene encoding zinc finger protein 501, producing MSSSQISLQMKHRRVYIQKTPSKCGECGKFFTQRSSLTQHQRIHRGEKPYVCSECGTCFRKQSNLTQHLRIHTGEKPFKCHECEKAFQTKAILVQHLRIHTGEKPYKCNECGKAFCQNPSLIKHQRIHTGERPYKCTECGKAFSQSVCLTRHQRSHSGDKPYKCKECGKAFNQSACLMQHQRVHSGEKPYTCAACGKAFAQSSSLVEHERTHTGEKLFKCSECEKTFRKQAHLSEHYRIHTGERPYECVQCEKSFRHSSALIRHQKLHARN from the coding sequence ATGAGTTCCAGCCAGATTTCACTCCAAATGAAACATCGGAGAGTTTACATACAGAAGACACCTTCAAAATGTGGTGAATGTGGAAAATTCTTTACACAAAGATCATCTCTTACCCAGCATCAGAGGATTCACAGAGGAGAGAAGCCCTATGTATGCAGTGAATGTGGAACTTGTTTCCGTAAACAGTCAAATCTTACTCAACATCTAAGAATTCATACAGGGGAGAAACCATTTAAATGTCATGAATGTGAGAAAGCCTTTCAAACAAAAGCAATCCTTGTCCAGCATCTGAGAATTCATAcgggagagaaaccctataaatgcaatgaatgtggaaaagccttttgTCAGAACCCATCCCTTATTAAACACCAgcgaattcatactggagagagacCTTATAAATGTacagaatgtggcaaagccttcagTCAGAGTGTATGCCTCACTCGTCATCAGAGAAGTCATTCTGGAGATAAACCTTATAAGTGTAAAGAATGCGGGAAGGCCTTTAATCAGAGTGCTTGCCTCATGCAGCATCAGAGAGTTCACTCAGGAGAGAAGCCCTACACGTGTGCTGCATGTGGCAAAGCCTTTGCTCAGAGCTCTTCCCTTGTTGAACATGAAAggactcacactggagagaaactctTTAAGTGCAGTGAGTGTGAAAAAACTTTCCGCAAGCAAGCACACCTTAGTGAGCACTACaggattcatactggagaaagaCCTTATGAGTGtgttcaatgtgagaaatcctttagGCACAGTTCAGCACTTATTCGACACCAGAAACTTCATGctagaaattaa